A portion of the Chlamydia caviae GPIC genome contains these proteins:
- a CDS encoding histone yields MALKDTAKKMRDLLESIQHDLDKAERGNKAAAQRVRTDSIKLEKIAKLYRKESIKAEKSGLMKRKPATKAKKAAVAKKPAKAAPKPKAKVKAKPKAKAAPKAKSPAKKTSAKAKAKKNSSRSLRK; encoded by the coding sequence ATGGCGCTAAAAGATACGGCAAAAAAAATGAGAGATCTGTTGGAAAGTATCCAACATGACTTAGACAAAGCCGAAAGAGGAAATAAAGCAGCAGCTCAGCGAGTACGCACTGACTCCATCAAATTAGAGAAAATTGCTAAGCTGTATAGAAAAGAATCAATCAAAGCTGAAAAGTCTGGCTTAATGAAGCGCAAGCCTGCAACAAAAGCTAAAAAAGCTGCTGTTGCTAAAAAACCTGCAAAAGCTGCGCCTAAGCCTAAGGCTAAAGTTAAAGCTAAACCAAAAGCTAAAGCAGCTCCTAAAGCAAAATCCCCTGCAAAAAAGACCTCAGCTAAAGCAAAAGCCAAAAAAAATTCTTCTCGCTCCCTAAGAAAATAA
- a CDS encoding protoporphyrinogen oxidase — protein sequence MKKIIVIGAGISGLATAWWLHRKFPHSELTIIDKAERPGGLIYTDHQKDFSLDLGPKGFLVRGEGEYTLGLIHDLELQDFLIASDKTAKKRFIHYKGKTRKVSPWTLIKEGLPFAMIKDFFAPRYTKDSSVYDFLCRHSTTNLIHNVLNPVVTAIRAGHSNVLSAHMAFPTLSQREAKTGSILRSYLKEPSKKKNKGAPYLASLRPSLGILIDTLVRKIPANWRFSSPISKIDCFPSEVVVSTANEIFSADLAIYTAPTPLLPSLIDIPGMKQLAKKTPHWDLSCITLGWDKNPPAIPKGYGMLFADEPPLLGIVYNSEVFPQQMPGKTVISLLLENRWHNEEAYAFSLAAISEYLGITTKPDVFSLFSPEEGLPQHSVGFLAMKNQLLPSIPHNLKIVGQNFSGPGLNRCVASAYRTVAAI from the coding sequence ATGAAAAAAATCATTGTGATAGGAGCAGGGATTTCAGGATTAGCAACAGCGTGGTGGTTGCATAGGAAATTTCCCCATAGCGAACTTACAATTATAGATAAGGCGGAGCGTCCTGGAGGTCTTATCTATACAGATCATCAAAAAGATTTTTCCTTAGATCTCGGGCCTAAAGGTTTTTTAGTACGTGGTGAGGGAGAATATACTCTTGGATTAATTCACGATTTAGAGCTGCAAGATTTCCTCATTGCTAGTGACAAAACAGCGAAAAAACGTTTTATCCACTACAAAGGGAAAACCCGTAAAGTCTCCCCATGGACATTGATAAAAGAGGGTTTGCCCTTTGCTATGATCAAAGACTTCTTTGCCCCTCGATACACAAAAGATAGTTCTGTTTATGATTTTCTATGTCGTCATAGCACAACAAATCTTATTCATAATGTGTTAAATCCTGTTGTTACAGCAATTCGTGCAGGACATAGTAATGTACTTTCTGCCCATATGGCTTTTCCTACTCTTTCTCAGCGCGAAGCAAAAACAGGATCTATATTACGTAGTTATCTAAAAGAACCTTCGAAGAAAAAAAATAAGGGAGCTCCTTATCTTGCCTCGCTACGCCCGAGTCTAGGAATTCTCATTGATACTTTAGTAAGGAAAATCCCTGCTAATTGGAGGTTTTCTTCACCTATCAGTAAGATCGACTGTTTCCCTTCTGAAGTTGTAGTATCAACAGCAAATGAAATATTCTCAGCAGATTTAGCAATTTATACAGCTCCGACACCATTACTCCCCTCTCTTATTGATATTCCTGGTATGAAACAGCTCGCTAAGAAAACACCTCATTGGGATCTTTCCTGTATAACCCTAGGATGGGATAAGAATCCCCCTGCGATTCCGAAAGGCTATGGGATGCTCTTTGCTGATGAGCCTCCTTTACTTGGCATTGTCTATAATAGTGAAGTCTTTCCCCAGCAAATGCCAGGGAAAACTGTGATTTCATTATTATTAGAAAATCGCTGGCATAACGAAGAAGCTTATGCTTTTTCTTTAGCAGCAATTTCTGAATATTTAGGAATTACTACAAAGCCTGATGTCTTCTCATTATTCTCTCCAGAAGAAGGACTCCCCCAGCATAGCGTAGGATTTTTAGCAATGAAAAATCAGTTGCTTCCCTCTATTCCTCATAATTTAAAAATCGTAGGGCAGAATTTTTCAGGACCAGGATTAAACAGATGTGTCGCTTCAGCCTATCGTACCGTCGCTGCTATCTAA
- a CDS encoding tetratricopeptide repeat protein, with protein MKVCRYACKCVFQFYLIMSVGVVCAAQTHQVSFGHYCADVHTVLKSGTSCDEAFSEFVERIISEKTSLSPRDWETVASLTRQYVQVKIKQNDRSISKDIVRKLLSVVTIPPHIRSEIRLAWQRLNPDSVSLRDLITQFHNIGNGRETLEDNLLLQLYSMTLHSSYEDRKQEILIMKERGDYDEALRLCERLSHSVEEGVCSPHPDVLDIEKIFLRKIVLGLKIEKSRETKASCESLLLPYCQAEKAYAQSIDNLVLRIARGEIQRAHEVDVLLLAHALYTLPWNQEKGIRELEVLIDHGNYLQSTLLYYGYFSLLEIYHQSRNFPAMQRLLVSGESVFVSEHPYFPEYSFFLGCYSYEKQDFIKSREIFLSTLDHASRLGVTLARVYEYLGCIFCREHQYSDAEDFFLRAYKSWSREEAGLGLFLTYALQKKIDACEEFISKSHFSFLYRKILKSIDALFVKKDHGSFSHVIKVCESLNSNKASLEDLYHYFIYDMIKHCRVHNDSPILSLIDLQIDLEEQNYLEKAKDRAVDPEYKKALTLWLAFRRQELSKEVPSTMQIGSVTSLEDLAKCCFASLYYKNAQSSASLTKVFSQERSSLQSTVRLVWALTRKSSGENLDLYCDNLDLRLYGDRLYLLAYDIGDYLSGKDAALLHLSCFSELFPHSSLLSLAYYLQGHAESSMIRKISWYIKALDEFSEITLSGDNAKAWTYVYYTLKLDLADAYLAFGNTARAIEVFEEIKGDWQTPNHPQVILIEEIAHRVAMEMRWVSGLACAYERLNEKEKLAQHLLDHIEKRLLEMSSRREYFGEMLTITLALCERFLPLDSSDGTIG; from the coding sequence ATGAAAGTATGTCGATACGCATGTAAATGCGTTTTCCAATTTTATTTAATTATGAGCGTGGGAGTTGTCTGTGCGGCTCAAACGCACCAGGTATCTTTCGGTCATTATTGTGCAGATGTGCATACGGTATTGAAGTCAGGGACTAGTTGTGATGAAGCTTTTTCAGAATTTGTAGAGCGGATAATTTCTGAAAAAACAAGTTTATCCCCTAGAGATTGGGAAACGGTAGCGTCGTTAACCCGTCAGTACGTACAGGTAAAGATAAAACAAAATGATAGGTCTATAAGTAAAGATATAGTCAGAAAGTTATTATCTGTAGTTACGATTCCTCCTCATATTAGATCTGAAATACGTCTTGCTTGGCAGAGATTAAATCCCGATAGTGTTTCTCTCAGGGATTTGATAACGCAATTTCATAATATTGGTAATGGTAGAGAAACTTTAGAAGATAATCTTCTTCTTCAGCTCTACAGCATGACCTTACATAGTAGTTATGAGGATCGCAAACAAGAGATTCTCATAATGAAAGAACGAGGAGACTACGACGAAGCTTTAAGGTTATGTGAGAGACTTTCTCATAGTGTTGAAGAAGGTGTGTGCAGTCCACATCCTGATGTTCTTGATATAGAGAAAATTTTTTTAAGAAAAATAGTCTTGGGGTTGAAAATTGAGAAGTCTCGAGAGACAAAAGCATCTTGTGAATCTTTACTATTACCTTACTGTCAGGCTGAAAAAGCCTATGCACAATCTATTGATAACTTAGTATTGAGGATCGCACGGGGAGAAATACAACGTGCTCACGAAGTAGATGTATTGCTTCTTGCTCATGCTTTATATACGCTTCCATGGAATCAAGAAAAGGGAATTCGGGAGTTAGAAGTTCTAATAGATCATGGAAACTATTTACAATCGACACTGCTTTATTACGGCTACTTTTCCTTATTAGAGATCTACCATCAGAGCAGAAATTTCCCTGCTATGCAAAGGCTATTAGTTTCTGGAGAATCTGTATTTGTTTCAGAACATCCCTATTTCCCAGAATATAGTTTTTTCCTAGGTTGTTATAGCTATGAGAAACAAGATTTCATAAAATCTCGAGAAATTTTCTTATCTACCTTAGATCATGCTTCTAGATTAGGAGTGACTTTAGCTCGAGTATATGAATATTTAGGATGTATTTTTTGCCGGGAACACCAGTATAGTGACGCTGAGGATTTTTTCCTTAGGGCATATAAGAGTTGGAGTCGTGAAGAGGCAGGTTTAGGGTTATTTCTTACCTACGCTCTTCAAAAAAAGATCGATGCTTGTGAAGAGTTCATTTCTAAATCTCATTTTTCATTTCTATATCGTAAGATTTTAAAATCTATAGATGCGTTGTTTGTAAAGAAAGATCATGGATCTTTTTCTCATGTTATCAAGGTGTGTGAGTCGCTAAATAGCAATAAGGCATCTCTTGAGGATCTCTATCATTATTTTATTTATGACATGATAAAGCATTGTAGGGTTCATAACGATAGCCCGATACTCTCACTCATTGATTTGCAAATAGATCTAGAGGAACAAAACTATTTAGAAAAAGCTAAAGATAGAGCAGTAGATCCTGAATACAAGAAAGCTTTAACTTTATGGTTGGCATTCCGTCGTCAGGAACTGTCTAAAGAAGTCCCTTCTACTATGCAGATTGGCTCAGTTACATCGTTAGAAGATCTTGCGAAATGTTGTTTTGCTTCTCTATATTATAAAAATGCACAATCTAGTGCGTCGCTAACAAAAGTCTTTTCTCAAGAGCGCTCTTCGCTACAGTCTACTGTTAGATTGGTTTGGGCATTAACACGAAAGTCTAGTGGGGAGAATTTGGATCTTTATTGTGATAATTTGGATCTGCGTTTGTACGGAGATCGTTTATATCTCCTTGCTTACGATATAGGAGATTACCTTTCTGGGAAAGATGCCGCTCTTCTTCACCTATCATGTTTTTCAGAACTTTTCCCGCATTCTTCGTTATTGTCTTTGGCATATTATCTTCAAGGGCATGCAGAATCTTCAATGATCAGGAAGATTAGCTGGTATATAAAAGCTTTAGATGAATTTTCAGAAATCACTTTGTCAGGAGACAATGCTAAAGCTTGGACATATGTATACTATACTTTGAAGTTAGATCTTGCTGATGCTTATCTTGCATTTGGAAATACTGCACGGGCTATTGAGGTTTTTGAAGAGATAAAAGGAGATTGGCAAACACCTAATCATCCGCAGGTGATCTTGATTGAAGAGATTGCCCATCGTGTAGCTATGGAAATGCGTTGGGTATCAGGACTCGCTTGCGCTTATGAGAGACTGAATGAAAAAGAAAAGCTAGCTCAGCATCTTCTCGATCATATTGAAAAAAGATTACTTGAAATGTCTTCACGAAGGGAATATTTCGGAGAGATGCTCACCATAACGTTAGCTCTTTGTGAGCGTTTCCTCCCTTTAGATAGCAGCGACGGTACGATAGGCTGA